The genomic window CGCCGGATGGGCGGGTACCAGCGGCTCACGCTCGACGTGGGCGGCTACCTCAAGAATCGTCACGAGATCATCCGCCAGAAGGCGATCAAGGCCGCGGAGAAGGCGCGAAGCCAGAACAGGGAGGTCTCGCTCGAGCCGATGAAGGCGGCCGAGCGGCGGATCGTCCACCTCGCCCTCACCGACGAGGACGGCATCACCTCCTACACGGTCGGCAGCGGCGAGATGCGCAAGGTCTGCGTCGCGCCGGAAGACCGGGCCGGCGGGCACGACAACCGGCGGCCCAGGCGATAGACGGACAGGGGCCGGCGGCGCGCCGCCGGCCGCCTTCCACCCACCGGGCATGCACACGAACACCATCGTCTCCCTGAGCACGCCTCCGGGCGAGTCCGCGATCGCCGTCGTGCGGCTTTCCGGCGGCGAGGCGGCGCGGATCCTCGACGCCATGTCGCCGGGGGCGGCCGCGTGGCCGCCGCGGCGGCTCCGGCGGACGACGCTCGCCGGCGCGGACGGCGCGGCGATCGACGAGGTCGCCGCGGTCGTGATGCAGGCGCCCGACAGCTTCACCGGCGAGGACATGGTCGAGATCTTCTGCCACGGCAGCGTGTTCGTCGCCGGGGAGATCGTTGCCGAGGCGATGCGGCTCGGGGCCGCGGCGGCGGCTCCGGGCGAGTTCACGCGCCGAGCCTTCTCGAACGGCAAGATCGATCTCGTCCAGGCCGAGGCGGTCGCCGATCTCATCGCCGCCGAGACGCGTCTCGCGAGGGACGTCGCCCTCGGCATGCTGCGCGGCGGGCTCTCGCGGCGGCTCGAGGCGATCGAGGACCGGCTGCGGACGCAGCTCGCCCTCGTCGAGGCCTCCATCGATTTCGTCGAGGAGGAGGAGGTCGGCCCGGTCGATCGGGAGGCGCTCGGGGACGCGGCCGCGGCGGCGCGGGGCGAGCTCGGGGAACTCGCCGCCTCGGCGCGGGCCGGTGGACGGCTCCGCGGGGGAATCCGTGTCACGATCACCGGCCCGCGGAACGCGGGGAAGAGCAGCATCTACAACGCGCTCCTCGGCGAGGAGCGCGCGATCGTCTCCGCCCTGCCGGGAACGACGCGGGATCTTCTGCGCGAGCGGATCCACATCGGGGGATTCGCGTACCATCTCGAGGACACGGCGGGGCTCGCCGATACGGCGTGCGAGATCGAGGAGCGGGGAATGGCCATCGGACGGGAGGCCGCCGCACGCGCCGATATCGTCCTCTTCGTCGTCGACGGGCACGAGGGGTGGACGGCGGCGGCGGCCGGGGAGCGGGAGCGGTTGGGGGAAGCGCCGGTCGTCCGCGTCTTCAACAAGGCCGACCTGGGGCTCCGCGACGACGTGCGCGCCCTCGCCGGGGAGGCCGGGGAAGGCGCCACGATCGTCGTCTCGGCGAAGACGGGGGAGGGGCTCGATTGTCTCAGGGCGCTTCTCCACGACCTGGCCGCCGGGGGGCGGGCGGGGTGGCTCGCGCGGGAACGCATCGCCGTGAATGCCCGGCAGGGGGAGGCCCTCTCGGCCGCGGCGGCGGCGCTCGGGCGCCTCGGAGAGGCGGTTTGCGACAAGCGACCGGCGGAGATCCTCTCCATCGAGTTGCGCGAGGCGATCGAGTCGATCGGCCGGGTGACCGGCCGCGAGGTCGCCGGCCGCATCCTCGACGAGATCTTCAGTCGCTTCTGCATTGGCAAGTAAAAGAATATAATTAGTTATGAACATATCAATAATGATTCCCGAACGAAACGCCCCCCGTGGCCGAACCGAGGCGGCACGATGACTCGCCGATGCGACGTCCTGGTCGTCGGCGGCGGGCACGCGGGGTGCGAGGCGGCACTCGCGGCGGCGAGAATGGGGCACGGGACCGTCCTCGCGACGCTGCGGATCGGCGATATCGCCCGGATGCCGTGCAATCCGGCGATCGGCGGCCTCGCCAAGGGGCAGATCGTCCGCGAGATCGACGCGCTCGGCGGCGAGATGGCCCGGTGCATCGATTTGACGGGGATACAGTTCCGGATGCTGAACCGCGGCAAGGGGCCGGCCGTGTGGTCGCCGCGGGCGCAGGCCGACAAGGCGGCGTACCACGAGCGGATGCTCGCCGTCCTGCAGGCGCAGGCGGGGCTCGACATCGTCGAGGGGGAGGTCGTCGGCCTGGAGATCGGCGCCGACGGCGTCGAGGGCGTCGTCATGGAGGGCGGCGGGCGGATCGCCGCGCGTCGCGTCGTCCTCGCCCTCGGGACCTTTCCGAACGGCGTCATGCATATCGGCGAACGGCGCATCCCCGGCGGCCGCGAGGGGGAGCGCCCGTCGATCGGCCTCACCGACCAGCTCGCCGGGCTCGGCCTCGAGCGGCGCCGGCTCAAGACCGGCACGCCGCCGCGGATCGCGCGGGACACGGTCGACTACGGCCGCTGTCGCGAGCAGCCGGGCGACGAGCCGCCGTCGCCCTTCTCCTTCGAAACGGGGCGCCTCGACGTCGACCAGGTCTCCTGCTGGATCACCTGGACGAACGAGCGAACGCACCGGTTGATCAGGGAGAATCTCGATCGCGCTCCCCTCTTCTCGGGGCAGATCACCGGCGTCGGCCCGCGGTACTGCCCGTCGATCGAGGACAAGGTCGTCCGCTTCGGGGACCGTGACCGGCACCTCCTCTTTCTCGAGCCCGAGGGACGGGACGTCGACGAGATCTACGTGAACGGCCTGGCGACGAGTTTGCCCGTCGACGTGCAGGAGGGGATGATCCAGACGATCCCCGGCCTCGAGCAGGCGCGGATCGTCCGCTACGGGTACGCGATCGAGTACGACGTCCTCTCCTCGCGCCAGTTGCGCCCCACCCTCGAATCGCGGCTCATACCGGGGCTCTTCCTTGCCGGGCAGATCAACGGGACCTCCGGGTACGAGGAGGCGGCGGCGCAGGGGATCGTCGCGGGCATCAACGCCTGCCTGGGGCTCAGGAACGAGCGCCCGTTCGTGCCCGGCAGGCACGAGGCCTACATCGGCGTGCTGATCGACGATCTCGTCACGAAAGAGATCGTCGAGCCCTACCGCATGTTCACCTCGCGCGCCGAATACCGCCTGCTGCTCCGCCAGGACAACGCCGACGAGCGGCTGTACCGCTACGGGGTCCGCTTCGGCCTCGTCGACGCGGAACGCTGGCGGGACGCGGCCAGGCGCCGGCGGCGCGTTTTGTGCGCCCTGCGGCGGATCGCCGCCGAAACGGTGCCCGCGGCGGTGGCGAACGCGCTCGGCGGAAACGAAACGGGGCGCGTCTCCGCCCTGCAACTCCTGCAGCGCCCCGGTGTCGGCCTCGAGGCGATCGAGGGGCAACTTCCCGGCGGAACGCTCGGACTCGACGACCGTGGCCGGTTCGCTCTCGGCGTCCGCGTCGCCTACGACGGCTACATCCGGCGCCAGCGCCGGACGGCCGAGAAAATGCTCTCGATGGAGACGACACGGATCCCGGACGACTTCTCCTACGACATCGACGCGCTGAGCCGGGAGGGACGGGAGAAGCTCGATCGCTTCCGTCCCGCAACGCTCGGGGCCGCATCGAGGATCGACGGCGTGCGATCCGCCGACCTGTCGATACTCATGGTCTTTCTCGATCGACGGAGACGCGGGAAGGGGACGCCATGACCGGCGAGGGCCTCGCCGCGGCGGCGATACGGCGGATTTCGGCGGCCGGCGTGACGGTAAACGACCCATCCCGCGAATATCTCGGCCGCTATGTCGACGAGCTCGCCAGGTGGGGCTCGCGGCTCCACCTCGTCGGGCGCGGGCGACTCGACGAGAACATCGTCCTTCTCCTCGTCGATTCCTGGCTGCTCGCCGATTTCGCCGCGAGTCGGGGGGCGTTCGATAACGAACGGCCCTGCCGGGTCGCCGACGTCGGCGCCGGATCGGGATTTCCGGGCGTCGTCCTCAAGATCGCACGACCCGATCTCGACGTGGTCCTCTTCGAGCGGAAAGACAAGCTGCTGCGTTTTCTCGAGCGCGTCGTCGCCATTCTCGGCATGCCGGGACTCGCCGCGGAGGGGAGCGATCCCGTCCGCAAGCCGCCCGCCCGCCCCTTCGACGTCGTCGCGACGCGGGCGGCGGGGCGCCTGCCCCTGGCGCTGCCCCTCGCGGCGACGCTTCTGCGCGGGGGCGGAACCTACATCACGATCAAGGGAGACGGGTGGCGCGAGGAACTCGACGAAAAGCCGGCCGGCGACATGGCCTTCGTCGCCGAGGCCCCCCTTCCCGCCAACCGAGGCCTCATGGTCATGTTCCGGAAGCGGAACGCCGACGCCGGCTGACATTCCCGGAGACCGCGTTTCACGTGAAACGAACGAGGCGACCGCGGCGGTCGCCCGAAGCGCCTCGCGGCGGCCGGGGGCATCGTTTTGCCCGGAACAGACAAAACAAGGGTTAGAGCCGCCTGCCGGCGGCCGTTTGTTCGCGTGGCGCCCCGGGGCGCAGGCCGAGACGGCAAAAAACCCCGCGCCTGCAACCGGCATCGGTTTCGCGCGATACGTTCCCGGGGGGGGCGGGTTCTTTATCTGACGTTCCTCGCCGGCGCGAAGCCCCTGTTTCACGTGAAACGGGGGGGGGCGGGCGTTCGGCAGGTTCCGCGGATCAGGCGAGGTGGCGCCGGGTTGGCGCGAAAATCCGTTGGACGCCTGTTTTGGCGTTGCATTCACGCCGGGCGGCTCCTATACTACCCGTGATTCCCCACCGCAGCCTCACGGGAGGAGCACATGTCGCGCAACGCGAAGAGTATCATTGCCTTGTTCGTTTTTTCAACGGCGATTGCAGCCCTGTGGGGGTGCGAGAGCGAGACGACGTTCTCGAACAATCCCCCCGCCGGCCTCACGATCGAGATCACGAAATGCACGATCGCGCCGGGAGGAACGGTGACGCTCGTCGGGGCGGCCGAGGATATCGACGCGGACGAGATCTCCTTGCGCTGGACGGCGGAGGCCGGCGTCTTCGATCCGCCGGACGGGCGAGGCGCGAGCGTCGACTGGACGGCCCCCGCCGTGCCCGGCGTCTATACCGTCACCTTGCGCGCGAGCGACGGCATCGACGAATCCTCGCTCTCGACGGAGATCGACGTCGCCGCGCTCTTTCCCGACAAGCCGACGGGCGTCGTCACGGTGAGCGACGAGGGGCGGACCTACATCATCACCGATCTCTTCCCGATCGAGATCGGCCAGGCGACGACGCTCATCATCGAGGCGGGCGTGAAGATCGTCGTCGAAAGCGAGACGGGAGGGCTCGACGTCCGGGGAACGCTCCGCGTGAACGGGACCGACGACGATCCCGTGTCGATCGGCCCGAGCGGGTGCCCGGGAGACGACGAGACCTGGGGCGGCGTGTATTTCGTCGGCGCCGAGGCCAGGGGCGAGATCGCCCACATGAACGTCTACAACTCCCAGTACGGCGTCACCGCGAGCGACTTCGCCGAGCTCGCCATGGACAGCTCGAGCGTTTTCGGCACGGACGGCAACGGGATCTCCGTGTCCGACCAGGCGTCGGCCGAACTGCACGGCGTCACGGTCTGGGACAACGGGAAGGGAGTCGTCGCGATCAACGCCGATGTCCTCCTCGATGCCTGCTCGATCAGGTACAGCGGGGGCCCCGGCGTGTCTTTGAGCGGGGCGAGCGTCGTCACGATAACGAATTGTCTCATCGCGAGCAACGACGGCAACGGCATCGAGCTGGTGAGCGACGCCGCGCCCGTCGTGCACGGCTGCACCTTCTTCTTCAACGGGCCGGCGGGGGGCACGGGCTACGACATCCGGCTGCTCCGTCCCTACGGCGAGGTTGCGGCGATCGACGCGGAAAACAACTACTGGGCGGCGACCGATTCGGTGACGATCGCCGACCGGATCTTCGACAACCTCGACGACGGCGCCATCGGCGCACGCGTCGATTTCATTCCCTGGCTCGACCAGGAGCCGCTCGCCGCCACGGCCGAGCGGCGCGGCAGGTGACGATGGGCAAGATCACGGCCGTCGCCAACCAGAAGGGCGGCGTCGGCAAGACCACGACGGCGGTGAACCTCAGCGCGAGCCTCGGCGCCGCCGAGCAGAAGGTGCTGCTCGTCGACGCCGATCCCCAGGCGAACGCGAGCAGCGGGTTCGGCATCCGCGCAGGCGAGGATGAGCCGACGGTGTACGAGGTTTTGATCGGCGAGGCGACCGCCGAGGAGGCGATCCGCCCGGGCGATCTGGTCGACGTGATCCCCTCGCACCCGCGCCTCATCGGGGCGGAGATCGAGCTCGTCTCGCAGATCGCGCGGGAGCGCAAGCTCAAGGGCGCCCTGCACGAGATCGTCGGCCGCTACGACTACGTCATCATCGATTGCCCGCCGTCGCTGGGGCTTCTCACGCTCAACACCCTCACCGCCGCGGACTCGATCCTCATCCCGATCCAGTGCGAGTACTACGCGCTCGAGGGGCTGAGCCAGCTCCTCAACACGATCCGGATGGTCCAGAAGCACCTCAATCCCGACCTGCGGATCGAGGGCGTGCTCCTCACGATGTTCGACAAGCGCCTCAAGCTCTCGAGCCAGGTGGCCGACGAGGCGATCTCCTACTTCGGCGAGAAGGTCTACGAGACGATCATCCCGCGCAACGTCCGGCTGAGCGAGTGTCCGAGCTTCGGGAAGCCGGTGCTCCTCTACGACGTGCAGAGCGCCGGGTCGCGGAGCTATCTTCGCTTGGCACAAGAGTTTATAGAAAAACAGGCCGGGGCCGGCGCCCGCTCGGCCGCGGGAGGTGCGTAGGATGCGCAAGCGGGTCCTCGGCCGGGGTCTCGACGCGCTCATCTCCCCCGACATGCGGGAGAGCGTGTCGGAGACGGAGCGGATCATCGAGATCGAGATCGACCGGATCGATCCGAATCCCCACCAGCCCCGGAACGCCTTCGACGACGGGCACCTCCGCGAACTGGCCGATTCGATCGGCCGTTTCGGCGTCCTGCAGCCCGTCGTGGTCCGCCGCAGCGGAGACCGGTACCAGCTCGTCGTCGGCGAACGGCGGTTCCGCGCCTCGCGCCTGGCGGGCAAGACGACGATCCCCGCGATCGTCCGGCGGATCGAGGACGACGATTCCCTGAAGCTCGCCCTGCTCGAGAACCTCCAGCGCGAGGACCTCAACCCGATCGAGGAAGCGCGCGGCTACCAGGCGCTCCAGGACGAGCACGGCCTGACGGCGAGAGAGATCGCCGACATCCTCGGCAAGGACCGCAGCACGGTCTCCAACACGCTCCGCCTGCTCAAGCTGCCCGACGAGGTCGTCGGGATGCTCGCCGACGGAAAACTCACCGCGGGCCACGCGCGCGCCATCCTCGCCGTCGAGGGGGCCGAGCGGCAGATCGAGCTCGCGCGCCGCGTCGTCGAGGAGGGGATCACCGTCCGGGAGGTCGAGCGGGAGCGGCCGCGAAAGACCCGCCGAGGCCGGAAGCGCGCGCCGATCGATCCGCAGCTGCGCGCCGTCGAGGAACGGCTCGAGATGCGCCTCGGCACGCGCGTGCGCGTGACGCCGCGCCGCCGCGGGGGGATCGTCTCCATCGAGTACTACTCCGACGAAGAGCTCGAACGCCTCCTCGAGGCGATGGGGGTCGACACGACGTTCTAGTCGCGATCTCCCGTAACGATGAAGAAAGAAACCTTCTCCATCATCGTCGTCCCGCACGACCTCAAGAAGACGCGGACCTAC from Candidatus Krumholzibacteriota bacterium includes these protein-coding regions:
- the mnmG gene encoding tRNA uridine-5-carboxymethylaminomethyl(34) synthesis enzyme MnmG — encoded protein: MTRRCDVLVVGGGHAGCEAALAAARMGHGTVLATLRIGDIARMPCNPAIGGLAKGQIVREIDALGGEMARCIDLTGIQFRMLNRGKGPAVWSPRAQADKAAYHERMLAVLQAQAGLDIVEGEVVGLEIGADGVEGVVMEGGGRIAARRVVLALGTFPNGVMHIGERRIPGGREGERPSIGLTDQLAGLGLERRRLKTGTPPRIARDTVDYGRCREQPGDEPPSPFSFETGRLDVDQVSCWITWTNERTHRLIRENLDRAPLFSGQITGVGPRYCPSIEDKVVRFGDRDRHLLFLEPEGRDVDEIYVNGLATSLPVDVQEGMIQTIPGLEQARIVRYGYAIEYDVLSSRQLRPTLESRLIPGLFLAGQINGTSGYEEAAAQGIVAGINACLGLRNERPFVPGRHEAYIGVLIDDLVTKEIVEPYRMFTSRAEYRLLLRQDNADERLYRYGVRFGLVDAERWRDAARRRRRVLCALRRIAAETVPAAVANALGGNETGRVSALQLLQRPGVGLEAIEGQLPGGTLGLDDRGRFALGVRVAYDGYIRRQRRTAEKMLSMETTRIPDDFSYDIDALSREGREKLDRFRPATLGAASRIDGVRSADLSILMVFLDRRRRGKGTP
- a CDS encoding ParB/RepB/Spo0J family partition protein, with the translated sequence MRKRVLGRGLDALISPDMRESVSETERIIEIEIDRIDPNPHQPRNAFDDGHLRELADSIGRFGVLQPVVVRRSGDRYQLVVGERRFRASRLAGKTTIPAIVRRIEDDDSLKLALLENLQREDLNPIEEARGYQALQDEHGLTAREIADILGKDRSTVSNTLRLLKLPDEVVGMLADGKLTAGHARAILAVEGAERQIELARRVVEEGITVREVERERPRKTRRGRKRAPIDPQLRAVEERLEMRLGTRVRVTPRRRGGIVSIEYYSDEELERLLEAMGVDTTF
- the mnmE gene encoding tRNA uridine-5-carboxymethylaminomethyl(34) synthesis GTPase MnmE gives rise to the protein MHTNTIVSLSTPPGESAIAVVRLSGGEAARILDAMSPGAAAWPPRRLRRTTLAGADGAAIDEVAAVVMQAPDSFTGEDMVEIFCHGSVFVAGEIVAEAMRLGAAAAAPGEFTRRAFSNGKIDLVQAEAVADLIAAETRLARDVALGMLRGGLSRRLEAIEDRLRTQLALVEASIDFVEEEEVGPVDREALGDAAAAARGELGELAASARAGGRLRGGIRVTITGPRNAGKSSIYNALLGEERAIVSALPGTTRDLLRERIHIGGFAYHLEDTAGLADTACEIEERGMAIGREAAARADIVLFVVDGHEGWTAAAAGERERLGEAPVVRVFNKADLGLRDDVRALAGEAGEGATIVVSAKTGEGLDCLRALLHDLAAGGRAGWLARERIAVNARQGEALSAAAAALGRLGEAVCDKRPAEILSIELREAIESIGRVTGREVAGRILDEIFSRFCIGK
- a CDS encoding right-handed parallel beta-helix repeat-containing protein, with protein sequence MFVFSTAIAALWGCESETTFSNNPPAGLTIEITKCTIAPGGTVTLVGAAEDIDADEISLRWTAEAGVFDPPDGRGASVDWTAPAVPGVYTVTLRASDGIDESSLSTEIDVAALFPDKPTGVVTVSDEGRTYIITDLFPIEIGQATTLIIEAGVKIVVESETGGLDVRGTLRVNGTDDDPVSIGPSGCPGDDETWGGVYFVGAEARGEIAHMNVYNSQYGVTASDFAELAMDSSSVFGTDGNGISVSDQASAELHGVTVWDNGKGVVAINADVLLDACSIRYSGGPGVSLSGASVVTITNCLIASNDGNGIELVSDAAPVVHGCTFFFNGPAGGTGYDIRLLRPYGEVAAIDAENNYWAATDSVTIADRIFDNLDDGAIGARVDFIPWLDQEPLAATAERRGR
- a CDS encoding class I SAM-dependent methyltransferase, with the translated sequence MTGEGLAAAAIRRISAAGVTVNDPSREYLGRYVDELARWGSRLHLVGRGRLDENIVLLLVDSWLLADFAASRGAFDNERPCRVADVGAGSGFPGVVLKIARPDLDVVLFERKDKLLRFLERVVAILGMPGLAAEGSDPVRKPPARPFDVVATRAAGRLPLALPLAATLLRGGGTYITIKGDGWREELDEKPAGDMAFVAEAPLPANRGLMVMFRKRNADAG
- a CDS encoding ParA family protein — protein: MGKITAVANQKGGVGKTTTAVNLSASLGAAEQKVLLVDADPQANASSGFGIRAGEDEPTVYEVLIGEATAEEAIRPGDLVDVIPSHPRLIGAEIELVSQIARERKLKGALHEIVGRYDYVIIDCPPSLGLLTLNTLTAADSILIPIQCEYYALEGLSQLLNTIRMVQKHLNPDLRIEGVLLTMFDKRLKLSSQVADEAISYFGEKVYETIIPRNVRLSECPSFGKPVLLYDVQSAGSRSYLRLAQEFIEKQAGAGARSAAGGA